The Clostridioides difficile genome has a segment encoding these proteins:
- a CDS encoding MFS transporter — MQDLNKMNSCFNKNFNLIVLGQIISILGSSLLRFGLSTYILDTTGRADIFAALYAISNIPLLFSPIGGAIADRFNRKNLMVIFDFMSSIIIFTFIFLLSSLNNSIMLIGVIMVLLSIISSMYQPTVQASIPLIVNEKDLEQANGIVNGIGSLSSMFAPVLGGLLYGLIGIKMLLIISCIAFFLSAVMEMFIHIPFDKREVNGSIVSTIVGDMKEGFSYVLKQSYISKAMILAASLNLFLTPFLLVGIQYILRITMHSSNNMYGIGIGIIEFSSVLGALSIGLFAKKMKMSTLYRWLMLISILMIPMAISISPSMLRLGYYPSFILLFICVIPIAISMTIITVFVLTIVQKQTPNELLGKVMATITAVSQCVAPVGQIMHGKLFEVFSSKIYIPIVCMFIIMLLISILAKYLYKNESKA; from the coding sequence ATGCAAGATTTAAATAAAATGAATAGTTGTTTTAATAAGAATTTTAATCTAATAGTACTTGGTCAAATTATCTCTATACTTGGCTCATCTTTATTAAGGTTTGGGCTTTCTACCTATATTTTAGATACGACAGGACGTGCAGACATATTTGCAGCTTTATATGCAATATCAAACATACCTCTTTTATTTTCTCCAATTGGAGGTGCAATAGCTGATAGATTTAATCGTAAAAATCTAATGGTTATATTTGATTTTATGAGTTCAATTATTATTTTTACTTTTATTTTTCTTCTTTCCTCTCTAAACAATTCAATTATGTTAATTGGAGTTATTATGGTACTATTGTCAATTATTAGCTCTATGTATCAACCTACTGTGCAAGCAAGTATACCTTTAATAGTAAATGAAAAAGATTTAGAACAAGCAAATGGAATTGTAAATGGAATAGGCTCTCTTTCAAGTATGTTTGCTCCTGTTCTTGGAGGTTTATTGTATGGTCTTATTGGAATTAAGATGCTTCTTATTATAAGTTGTATTGCATTTTTTCTATCTGCAGTAATGGAAATGTTTATTCATATCCCTTTTGATAAAAGAGAAGTTAATGGAAGTATAGTATCAACAATAGTTGGTGATATGAAAGAAGGTTTTTCTTATGTTCTAAAACAATCTTATATTAGTAAAGCCATGATTCTAGCTGCTTCTTTAAATTTATTTTTGACTCCATTCTTACTTGTAGGAATACAATATATTTTACGTATAACAATGCACAGTAGTAATAATATGTACGGCATAGGGATAGGAATTATTGAATTTAGTAGTGTTTTAGGTGCTCTTTCAATAGGTCTATTTGCTAAAAAAATGAAAATGAGTACATTGTATCGTTGGTTAATGTTAATTAGTATTTTGATGATACCAATGGCTATTTCTATTTCACCTTCAATGCTTAGACTAGGATATTATCCATCTTTTATATTACTATTTATTTGTGTTATACCTATAGCCATATCTATGACAATTATAACTGTATTCGTTTTAACTATTGTTCAAAAACAAACTCCCAATGAATTATTGGGGAAAGTAATGGCTACTATTACAGCTGTATCGCAGTGTGTTGCTCCAGTTGGTCAGATTATGCATGGAAAATTATTTGAAGTTTTCAGTTCTAAAATTTATATACCTATAGTATGTATGTTCATAATTATGCTATTAATCTCAATCCTTGCTAAGTATCTATATAAGAATGAATCAAAAGCATAA
- a CDS encoding alpha/beta hydrolase, translating into MAYFNYNNKQCYYNEIGDGTPLLLLHGNTASSKMFDDIIDFYKDEYKVILIDFVGHGKSQMVDKFSEDLWFDEAMQVICFLETMNYKKVNIIGSSGGALVALNVALERPDLVNKIIADSFEGEAPLESFVKNVKLEREASKQDDDAKAFYVYNQGENWEQVVDNDTEAIFEHYKTIGKFFHKPLQTMQPEVLLTGSREDEFVSLLSHDFFENTFPSLLEKIKNGKMHLFNKGGHPAILSNGLIFSNVAKKFLKE; encoded by the coding sequence ATGGCATATTTTAACTATAATAACAAACAGTGCTACTATAATGAAATTGGAGATGGCACACCATTACTTTTATTACATGGAAATACAGCTTCTTCTAAGATGTTTGATGATATAATCGATTTTTATAAAGATGAATATAAAGTAATATTAATTGATTTTGTAGGTCATGGTAAATCTCAAATGGTTGATAAGTTTTCTGAAGATTTATGGTTTGATGAGGCCATGCAAGTTATATGTTTTTTAGAAACGATGAACTATAAAAAAGTAAACATAATTGGTAGTAGTGGAGGAGCTCTTGTTGCATTAAATGTTGCACTTGAAAGACCTGATTTAGTTAATAAAATAATAGCAGATAGCTTTGAAGGGGAAGCTCCTTTAGAATCATTTGTAAAAAATGTAAAGTTAGAGCGTGAAGCATCAAAGCAAGATGATGATGCAAAAGCTTTTTATGTTTATAATCAAGGCGAAAATTGGGAGCAAGTAGTAGATAATGATACAGAAGCTATTTTTGAACATTATAAAACTATAGGCAAATTTTTTCATAAGCCTCTACAAACTATGCAACCAGAAGTGCTTTTAACAGGAAGCAGAGAAGATGAGTTTGTATCTTTATTATCTCATGATTTTTTTGAAAATACTTTTCCATCACTTCTTGAAAAAATTAAAAATGGAAAAATGCATCTGTTTAATAAAGGTGGGCATCCAGCTATTTTATCAAATGGATTAATTTTTTCAAATGTAGCAAAAAAATTTTTAAAAGAATAA
- a CDS encoding ABC transporter permease: MYKLIKLELKKNKIRPYLHAMGIITLCVLGFLYMFAMIAYVGVDTDSAEFYNYHNIWVITNVLQMAAYAILSAVLFSTFVIKEYSGKNAILIFTYPINRKTLLNSKIVLIATLCFSFMLLGTIISLLIFMLTEAIFPMISDNFTLGLFFKIIIETIFCAVFSLFIGVISVSIGFRKYSIQTTIIASVILVSCAANIVSTMIHTYIPFIIVWIVAAVLAGFSYVWLISKVEDIEV, translated from the coding sequence GTGTATAAGCTTATAAAATTAGAACTTAAAAAAAATAAAATTCGCCCTTATCTTCATGCTATGGGTATCATTACCTTATGTGTATTAGGATTTTTATATATGTTTGCTATGATTGCTTATGTGGGAGTGGATACAGATTCTGCTGAGTTTTATAATTACCATAATATTTGGGTAATCACTAACGTTTTACAAATGGCAGCTTATGCTATTTTATCAGCTGTATTGTTTTCCACATTTGTTATAAAAGAATATTCTGGAAAAAATGCAATTTTGATTTTTACTTATCCAATAAATCGAAAGACTTTATTGAACTCAAAGATTGTATTGATAGCTACATTATGTTTTAGTTTTATGTTGCTTGGTACCATTATTTCCCTACTTATATTTATGCTTACAGAAGCTATTTTTCCTATGATTTCTGATAATTTTACTCTTGGATTGTTTTTTAAGATTATCATTGAAACAATTTTTTGTGCTGTATTCTCTTTATTTATAGGTGTAATTTCTGTTAGCATTGGATTTCGAAAATATTCTATTCAAACAACGATTATAGCCTCTGTTATTCTTGTCTCATGCGCTGCTAACATTGTATCAACCATGATTCATACATATATTCCTTTTATTATTGTCTGGATAGTAGCAGCAGTGTTAGCTGGATTTTCGTATGTATGGCTTATCTCAAAAGTTGAAGACATAGAAGTATAA
- a CDS encoding ATP-binding cassette domain-containing protein, which yields MNTIIKVQDLVKVFDNQEVIKHCNMNVEKGSIYGFLGANGAGKTTVLKLIAGLLKPTAGNIMISDMNISENRNNILRKIGCIIETPIFYEHLSAEENLKIHNAYMNFSGADINAVLQKVGLENTGKLQVGKFSLGMKQRLGIARAMIHNPDILLLDEPINGLDPMGIKQMRDLFRTLAKEYDMTLIISSHILSEIEYIADTIGIISNGSILKEMPMSTVKQEFPNGLEEYFFELMNGGNNCV from the coding sequence ATGAATACAATAATTAAAGTTCAAGATTTGGTAAAAGTATTTGATAATCAAGAGGTTATCAAACATTGTAATATGAATGTAGAGAAAGGAAGTATTTATGGATTTTTAGGTGCAAATGGAGCTGGAAAAACTACAGTACTAAAATTGATAGCAGGTTTATTAAAACCAACCGCTGGGAATATAATGATTTCTGATATGAATATATCAGAAAATCGTAATAATATTTTAAGAAAAATTGGATGTATTATAGAAACACCGATTTTTTATGAACATTTATCAGCTGAGGAGAATTTAAAGATACATAATGCTTACATGAACTTTTCTGGCGCGGATATAAATGCTGTTTTGCAAAAAGTAGGACTTGAAAATACAGGAAAGTTACAGGTGGGTAAGTTTTCTTTGGGTATGAAGCAAAGGTTGGGGATTGCTCGTGCAATGATACATAATCCAGATATTCTTTTACTTGATGAACCTATCAATGGTCTTGATCCTATGGGAATAAAACAAATGCGTGATTTATTCAGAACACTTGCAAAAGAATATGATATGACACTTATTATTTCAAGTCATATATTAAGTGAAATAGAGTATATAGCTGATACAATAGGTATTATTTCAAATGGAAGTATTTTAAAAGAAATGCCTATGTCTACAGTAAAACAAGAATTTCCTAATGGTTTGGAAGAGTATTTTTTTGAATTAATGAATGGAGGAAACAACTGTGTATAA
- a CDS encoding DinB family protein has product MKYFGNGLSEVHKELNKIIRKEEKIEEAKTLLLEIHSKLHLSEVSNTEKNEVDKLIHDLNRNEYAIMQTNKDETIAWVLWHISRIEDLTVNILIAQKEQIFNEQWKERLNVFITDTGNALSDDEIMNLSKSINIDELLCYRNEVAKNTREVVKNLKAEDMKRKVEPIDLERILVTGGVTKHEDSIWLLDFWGNKDIAGILLMPPTRHVILHLNDCCKWKEHFRTKKKLYRS; this is encoded by the coding sequence ATGAAATATTTTGGAAATGGATTAAGTGAAGTACACAAAGAATTAAATAAAATCATACGCAAAGAGGAAAAAATAGAAGAGGCAAAAACACTACTTTTGGAAATACATTCAAAATTACACCTCTCAGAAGTATCAAATACAGAAAAAAATGAAGTGGATAAACTTATTCATGACTTAAACAGAAATGAATATGCTATTATGCAAACAAATAAAGATGAAACTATTGCATGGGTTTTGTGGCACATTTCAAGGATTGAAGATTTAACAGTAAATATATTGATTGCCCAAAAAGAACAAATTTTTAATGAACAATGGAAAGAGAGATTGAATGTTTTTATTACAGATACAGGAAATGCTTTATCTGATGATGAAATTATGAATTTAAGTAAAAGTATAAATATTGATGAACTGCTTTGCTATCGAAACGAAGTTGCAAAAAACACAAGAGAAGTTGTTAAGAATTTGAAAGCTGAAGATATGAAGCGAAAGGTTGAGCCAATTGATTTAGAAAGGATTTTGGTAACTGGTGGAGTAACAAAACATGAAGATTCTATTTGGTTATTGGACTTTTGGGGGAATAAAGATATTGCTGGTATTTTGCTTATGCCTCCTACTCGCCATGTTATACTCCACTTGAATGATTGTTGTAAATGGAAAGAACATTTTCGTACAAAAAAGAAACTTTATAGAAGTTAA
- a CDS encoding N-acetylmuramoyl-L-alanine amidase — translation MKICITVGHSILKGGKSTGVNAIVDEYSYNKKLASMLAEMLISQGNTVDVIICPERHFVAEKEEFFYRVPKVNSGKYDLLVELHLNKSDGKSFGAEVLYYGNEGLEYAKRVSNKLGELFENRGAKKRENLYILRNTNPVAIQIESFFCDNVDDCNKANEAGYDYIARLITEGILDKDIGM, via the coding sequence ATGAAAATATGCATAACAGTAGGTCATAGTATACTAAAAGGTGGAAAAAGTACAGGTGTAAATGCAATAGTTGATGAGTATAGTTATAATAAAAAATTAGCCTCTATGCTAGCAGAGATGCTTATAAGTCAAGGTAATACAGTAGATGTAATAATTTGTCCAGAAAGACATTTTGTAGCAGAAAAGGAAGAGTTTTTTTATAGAGTTCCAAAAGTAAATAGTGGCAAATATGATTTACTAGTAGAGCTACATTTAAATAAAAGTGATGGAAAAAGTTTTGGTGCAGAAGTACTCTATTATGGTAATGAAGGATTAGAATATGCTAAAAGAGTATCTAATAAACTTGGAGAATTATTTGAAAATAGAGGAGCTAAAAAAAGAGAAAATTTATATATATTGAGAAACACCAATCCAGTTGCAATACAAATTGAAAGTTTTTTCTGTGATAATGTGGATGATTGCAATAAAGCTAATGAAGCAGGGTATGACTATATAGCACGATTAATTACAGAAGGTATTTTGGATAAAGATATAGGTATGTGA
- a CDS encoding glycoside hydrolase — protein MKKIFSVFTSCIIVATTITGCSSSEVIDGTSSMYNVKNLDFNFEVKPETFEVSVESNGLKEKISEPLKERKVSNFKKTKTETSWTYPDENIDINIKKEESYLDVDIKSNSEKEASFNWPRVEGESYVLPLYEGKFIPSDDKYWKEHLNESAYNVIESFSMQFFAVNKAKYSVLYIIENEFNNEIKFNSKDKINFTFTHEYPSINKNKEYGFKIYLTDKNVTDVAKTYKNYIVDKGEFKTLEEKSKDNKNIEKLYGAPQIYFADKSIITVNDIKWDKLKENLSDDLINWMKELLSKKPDNSEFITVLNQIKNQNYIDKYQKNQIVQAFNQVMQLNTFYNSKVFDSNDKEIKEVLDKGISKLNRVELIEFNKKLLKSKLGDSVNKIDTWARYNTIDVINDMNKSGIDNAWIGFDDMEEGYISPEIVKRANDLGYLVGPYDSYHSIHKPGEEKWSTASFKDKSLYENATIENKKGEKESGFQGEGRQLNPTLSLPSVKERVKSILAEGYEFNSWFIDCDATGEIFDDYSPNHITTQSQDLKARLERMSYIRDNANMVIGSEGGNDFASSTIAFAHGLETPAFAWVDKDMSKNKESEYYVGRYYSPTGGVPEVFSKQIPVKEKYKKIFIDPTYSLPLFRLVYNDSVVSSHQWLWGTFKIKDEVGSRMMKEVLYNTPPMYYIDRTEWEKHKDEIISHDKVWSEFNKKAIKREMTDFKFISDDRLVQMTKYGDDLKVVANFSEKDVKYENEIVKSNSLVIYDNNKKVMYKPEQ, from the coding sequence ATGAAAAAAATATTCTCGGTATTTACAAGTTGTATAATTGTTGCAACTACTATTACTGGATGTAGTAGTAGTGAGGTGATTGATGGCACATCATCTATGTATAATGTCAAAAATTTGGATTTTAATTTTGAAGTAAAACCAGAAACTTTTGAGGTATCAGTAGAATCTAATGGTTTAAAGGAAAAGATATCTGAACCATTAAAAGAAAGGAAAGTATCAAATTTTAAAAAGACTAAGACAGAAACATCATGGACATATCCTGATGAAAACATAGACATAAATATAAAAAAAGAAGAAAGTTATTTAGATGTAGATATTAAATCTAATTCAGAAAAAGAAGCTAGTTTTAATTGGCCAAGAGTTGAAGGTGAAAGTTATGTGTTACCACTTTATGAGGGAAAATTTATACCAAGTGATGATAAGTATTGGAAAGAACATTTAAATGAATCAGCTTATAATGTCATAGAATCCTTTTCAATGCAATTTTTTGCAGTAAATAAGGCAAAGTATTCTGTACTTTATATTATTGAAAATGAATTTAATAATGAGATTAAATTTAATTCTAAAGATAAAATTAATTTTACGTTTACACATGAATATCCAAGTATAAATAAAAATAAAGAGTATGGATTTAAAATATATTTGACTGACAAAAATGTTACAGATGTAGCTAAAACCTATAAAAACTATATAGTTGATAAAGGTGAGTTTAAGACATTGGAAGAAAAATCTAAGGACAATAAAAATATTGAAAAGCTTTATGGAGCTCCACAGATTTATTTTGCAGATAAATCTATAATAACAGTAAATGATATTAAATGGGATAAGTTAAAGGAAAATTTATCAGACGATTTGATTAATTGGATGAAAGAACTTTTAAGTAAAAAACCTGATAATAGTGAATTTATAACAGTGCTTAATCAGATAAAAAATCAAAACTATATAGATAAATATCAAAAAAATCAAATAGTTCAAGCATTTAATCAAGTTATGCAACTAAATACTTTTTACAATAGTAAGGTTTTTGATAGTAATGACAAAGAAATAAAAGAAGTATTGGATAAAGGAATATCTAAATTAAATAGAGTAGAACTTATAGAGTTTAACAAGAAGTTGTTAAAGTCAAAATTAGGGGATAGTGTGAACAAAATTGATACATGGGCAAGATATAATACAATTGATGTAATTAATGATATGAATAAGTCTGGTATTGATAATGCTTGGATAGGGTTTGATGATATGGAAGAAGGTTATATATCACCAGAGATAGTAAAAAGAGCTAATGATTTAGGTTATCTTGTAGGACCATATGATTCATATCATTCTATACACAAGCCAGGGGAAGAAAAATGGAGTACGGCATCATTTAAAGATAAATCACTATATGAAAATGCTACTATAGAAAATAAAAAAGGTGAAAAAGAATCTGGATTTCAGGGAGAAGGAAGACAACTAAATCCTACATTGTCTTTACCAAGTGTAAAAGAGAGAGTAAAAAGTATATTGGCTGAAGGATATGAATTTAATTCTTGGTTTATAGACTGTGATGCTACAGGAGAAATTTTTGATGATTATTCTCCAAATCATATAACAACACAGTCACAAGATTTAAAGGCTAGACTTGAAAGAATGTCTTATATAAGAGATAATGCAAATATGGTTATAGGTTCAGAAGGAGGAAATGACTTTGCAAGTAGTACTATAGCATTCGCCCATGGGCTTGAGACACCAGCATTTGCTTGGGTAGATAAAGACATGAGCAAAAATAAAGAAAGTGAATATTATGTTGGCAGATACTATTCTCCAACAGGAGGAGTGCCAGAAGTCTTTTCAAAGCAGATACCTGTAAAAGAAAAATATAAAAAAATATTTATAGACCCAACTTATTCTTTACCTTTATTTAGATTAGTTTATAATGATTCTGTTGTATCTTCTCATCAATGGTTATGGGGAACTTTCAAAATTAAGGATGAAGTTGGAAGTAGAATGATGAAAGAAGTATTATATAATACACCACCTATGTATTATATAGATAGAACTGAATGGGAAAAACATAAAGATGAAATAATTTCTCATGATAAAGTATGGTCAGAGTTTAATAAAAAGGCTATTAAAAGAGAAATGACAGATTTTAAGTTTATCTCTGATGATAGATTAGTTCAAATGACTAAATATGGAGATGATTTAAAAGTAGTAGCTAATTTCTCTGAAAAAGATGTTAAATATGAAAATGAAATTGTAAAATCAAATTCTTTGGTTATATATGATAATAATAAGAAAGTTATGTATAAGCCAGAACAATAG
- a CDS encoding glucosaminidase domain-containing protein: MKNKKFIVAILIIIVGIGVLVKEYSIKEINKDDIDVSKYIEYADLASENNAQVNWKYVASIVAVLNKNKLEKVNDSQIKEVSDLFVKNFSKNNKVENLSSVLEGLEFNNKQKRLVNDYIDDLKDYGIKPERLKSDTQYMKFINEIETSAIQNYKNYKILPSITIAQAIIESSWGKSSLAKDYNNLFGIKADAYWKGKSVTLETKEHLDTIIDDKFRVYDDKSESIKDHAKFLATNKRYKANGVFDAKTYIYQAKALEKAGYSTAKDESGNNIYAKRLIELIQQYNLQLIDSEIQSKL, from the coding sequence AGTTGGAATAGGTGTATTAGTAAAAGAATATTCAATTAAAGAGATAAATAAGGATGATATAGATGTTAGTAAGTATATAGAATATGCTGATTTGGCAAGTGAAAATAATGCACAAGTTAATTGGAAGTATGTAGCTTCTATCGTTGCTGTATTAAATAAAAATAAGTTAGAAAAAGTTAATGATTCACAAATAAAAGAAGTATCAGATTTATTTGTTAAAAACTTCTCTAAAAATAATAAAGTAGAAAATCTAAGTAGTGTTTTAGAGGGGTTAGAGTTTAATAATAAACAAAAAAGATTGGTTAATGATTATATAGATGATCTTAAAGATTATGGAATAAAGCCAGAAAGATTAAAATCTGATACACAATATATGAAATTTATTAATGAGATTGAGACATCAGCTATACAAAACTATAAAAATTATAAAATACTGCCATCTATAACCATTGCACAAGCAATAATTGAATCTAGTTGGGGTAAATCAAGTCTGGCAAAAGATTATAATAACTTATTTGGTATAAAGGCTGATGCCTACTGGAAAGGAAAATCAGTTACTTTAGAAACAAAAGAACATTTAGATACAATTATAGATGATAAATTTAGAGTATATGATGATAAAAGTGAATCTATAAAAGACCATGCAAAATTTTTAGCTACAAATAAAAGATATAAAGCTAATGGTGTATTTGATGCAAAAACATATATATATCAAGCTAAAGCATTAGAAAAAGCAGGTTATAGTACTGCGAAAGATGAAAGTGGAAATAACATATATGCAAAGCGTCTAATAGAATTAATTCAACAATATAATCTTCAATTAATTGATAGTGAAATTCAAAGTAAATTGTAA
- a CDS encoding DUF11 domain-containing protein, which translates to MKNINEYEGDFSYKLLSRSPIITKTTFSNMVSNDMSGNILKVEKYVDKECASVFDILTYTIIVTNISNRKTGNIFFKDYISKYIKFINNTVEVNGIKKGGLNPQQGFYIGRINGNCKKIISFKSIVLANSACRVIENHANIYYYYKYDMEKFPMKISIESNRVHTSIKKAVFKQLNISNTLKAPKNLKDILKVDTNSKILNVKLIKNPINKEKDLKLCNLIIVGSIDFEMDYSCRDYSKIKKVTKTFGFSCFICSPVGIVYEDVKSIKIKTEQVSINELNNGELFINTSLLLYY; encoded by the coding sequence ATGAAAAATATCAATGAATATGAGGGAGATTTTAGTTATAAGTTATTATCTAGAAGCCCTATAATAACAAAAACTACTTTTAGTAATATGGTTTCAAATGATATGAGTGGAAATATTTTAAAGGTAGAAAAATATGTTGATAAAGAATGTGCATCTGTATTTGATATTTTAACATATACTATTATTGTTACAAATATAAGTAATCGTAAAACTGGAAATATATTTTTTAAAGATTATATTTCTAAATATATAAAGTTTATAAATAATACTGTAGAAGTTAATGGTATTAAAAAAGGTGGATTAAATCCACAACAAGGTTTTTACATAGGTAGAATAAATGGAAATTGTAAAAAAATAATATCTTTTAAAAGTATAGTATTAGCAAATTCAGCATGTAGGGTTATAGAAAACCACGCTAATATATATTATTATTATAAATATGATATGGAAAAATTTCCAATGAAAATATCAATAGAAAGTAACCGCGTTCATACAAGCATTAAAAAAGCTGTATTTAAACAATTAAATATAAGTAATACTTTGAAAGCACCTAAAAATCTAAAAGACATATTAAAAGTGGATACAAATAGCAAAATACTCAATGTAAAACTTATAAAAAATCCTATAAATAAAGAAAAAGATTTGAAACTATGCAATTTAATAATCGTTGGAAGTATAGATTTTGAAATGGATTATAGTTGTAGGGATTATAGTAAAATTAAAAAAGTAACTAAAACTTTTGGTTTTTCTTGCTTTATTTGTTCACCTGTTGGAATAGTTTATGAAGATGTAAAAAGTATAAAGATAAAAACTGAGCAGGTATCAATAAATGAACTGAATAATGGTGAATTATTTATAAATACATCACTTTTATTATACTATTAA
- a CDS encoding DEAD/DEAH box helicase, which translates to MKYTFESFKLDKNILKSLKNLEYNVPSKVQMEVIPELLNNKNIAVKSKTGSGKTASFAIPICENIDVEYNSIQALIVVPTRELALQVKDEISNIGRLKKVRCSAIFGRQSIKEQIAELKQRVHVVVATPGRIIDHINRGTIKLEKIKYLIIDEADKMFNKGFLEQMETILTNIPKEKTLGLFSATIGEEIKYICEKYMPDYNIINVEENESNTNEGLRQIDDKIIKSKERNKYVVLKELIYSENPRSVIIFCNTKEKVSKLYNKMSKEGFLVRELHADLSQEKRIFVIKDFKNIKFNVLVSSDVASRGIHIDDISLVINYDVPQDKENYIHRIGRTGRKGNSGKAITIVDEKDEKYIDNIETYVGYKINELTNIEQSSIMQGKVLFEEYSKEILKEVSKRKKMDKNSHKSKCIGPNLENEVVRLYLNAGKKKKIRVLDIVGAFSNIKGITNDDIGVIEVQDLCSYIDILNYKGDLILKKYKEIPIKKKMVKVKRDVR; encoded by the coding sequence ATGAAATATACATTTGAAAGTTTTAAATTAGATAAAAATATACTTAAGTCATTAAAAAATTTAGAATATAATGTGCCTTCTAAAGTACAAATGGAAGTTATTCCAGAATTATTAAATAATAAAAATATAGCAGTAAAATCAAAAACAGGAAGTGGGAAAACAGCAAGTTTTGCAATACCTATATGTGAAAATATTGATGTAGAGTACAATAGTATTCAAGCACTCATAGTAGTACCAACGAGAGAATTAGCACTACAGGTAAAAGATGAGATATCAAATATAGGAAGGTTAAAGAAGGTAAGATGTAGTGCTATATTTGGTAGACAATCTATAAAAGAACAAATAGCTGAGCTAAAGCAAAGAGTTCATGTAGTTGTAGCTACTCCAGGTAGAATAATTGACCATATAAATAGAGGTACTATTAAGTTAGAAAAAATAAAATATTTAATAATAGATGAAGCTGATAAAATGTTTAACAAAGGTTTTCTTGAACAAATGGAAACAATATTAACAAATATACCTAAAGAGAAAACATTAGGTCTTTTTTCAGCTACAATAGGTGAAGAAATAAAATATATATGTGAAAAATATATGCCAGATTACAACATTATAAATGTAGAGGAAAATGAAAGTAATACTAATGAAGGATTAAGACAAATAGATGACAAAATAATCAAGTCAAAGGAAAGAAATAAGTATGTAGTTTTAAAAGAATTAATATACAGCGAAAATCCAAGAAGTGTAATAATATTTTGTAATACTAAAGAAAAAGTATCTAAACTATATAATAAAATGAGTAAGGAAGGTTTTTTGGTAAGAGAGTTACATGCAGATTTATCACAAGAAAAAAGAATATTTGTGATTAAGGATTTTAAAAATATAAAGTTTAATGTATTAGTTAGTAGTGATGTAGCATCTAGAGGAATACATATTGATGATATTTCTTTAGTGATAAACTATGATGTTCCACAAGATAAGGAAAACTATATACATAGAATAGGTAGGACTGGTAGAAAAGGAAATAGTGGAAAAGCTATTACTATAGTAGATGAAAAGGATGAAAAATATATAGATAATATAGAAACATATGTAGGATATAAAATCAATGAATTAACTAATATAGAACAAAGTAGTATTATGCAGGGTAAAGTTTTATTTGAAGAATATTCAAAAGAAATTTTGAAAGAAGTATCGAAAAGAAAAAAAATGGATAAAAATTCACACAAAAGTAAATGTATAGGGCCAAATCTAGAAAATGAAGTTGTTAGATTATATCTAAATGCTGGTAAAAAGAAGAAAATAAGGGTTTTAGATATAGTTGGAGCATTTAGTAATATAAAAGGTATTACTAATGATGATATAGGTGTAATCGAAGTTCAAGATTTATGTTCATATATAGATATATTAAATTATAAGGGAGACTTGATATTAAAAAAATATAAGGAGATACCTATAAAGAAAAAAATGGTTAAGGTAAAAAGAGATGTACGATAA